Proteins found in one Paraburkholderia caballeronis genomic segment:
- a CDS encoding PTS sugar transporter subunit IIA: MTILTSLSTWAHRRRAVARDAAPERGVVMHVTLEARYAASLRHALSCDCAHDAWTMRIAPLPGTQQVRLSLYLPKQQVDTAMSRIEACAPSADVQQIVELPYAPTDAWRDLARVRASELSLRERPRTPWSPAEPAASLRELLTRERIETALDVAGRDALFSWAASRFARDTGLHAADIEAGLRERERSGSTALGHGFAIPHCRLARLHEPVAAYVRFARPVDLDAPDAQPVIDAVILLVPAWAGSLHLSLLAEIAQRFCDAEFRERLRGCATGGAIFDCLRA; the protein is encoded by the coding sequence ATGACGATTCTGACGTCGCTTTCGACTTGGGCGCACCGCCGCCGCGCCGTTGCCCGCGATGCCGCGCCCGAGCGCGGCGTGGTCATGCACGTGACGCTGGAGGCGCGTTACGCGGCGTCGCTGCGGCACGCGCTTTCGTGCGACTGCGCGCATGACGCGTGGACCATGCGGATCGCGCCGCTGCCCGGCACGCAGCAGGTGCGTCTGTCGCTTTATCTGCCGAAGCAGCAGGTCGATACCGCGATGTCGCGCATCGAGGCGTGCGCGCCGTCGGCGGACGTCCAGCAGATCGTCGAACTGCCGTATGCGCCGACCGATGCGTGGCGCGATCTCGCGAGGGTCCGCGCGAGCGAACTGTCTTTACGCGAGCGTCCGCGGACGCCATGGTCGCCGGCGGAACCGGCCGCGTCCCTGCGCGAGTTGTTGACCCGCGAGCGGATCGAGACGGCGCTCGACGTCGCCGGCCGGGACGCGCTGTTCTCGTGGGCCGCGTCGCGCTTCGCTCGCGATACCGGGCTGCACGCGGCGGATATCGAAGCGGGGCTGCGCGAGCGCGAGCGGTCCGGCTCGACGGCGCTCGGCCATGGTTTCGCGATTCCTCACTGCCGGCTGGCGCGGCTGCACGAACCGGTCGCGGCCTACGTGCGTTTCGCGCGGCCCGTGGATCTCGATGCGCCCGATGCGCAGCCGGTGATCGACGCGGTGATCCTGCTGGTTCCGGCGTGGGCCGGCTCGCTGCATCTGTCGCTGCTCGCGGAAATCGCGCAGCGGTTCTGCGATGCGGAGTTTCGCGAGCGGTTGCGCGGCTGCGCGACCGGTGGCGCGATCTTCGATTGCCTTCGCGCCTGA
- a CDS encoding dihydrolipoyl dehydrogenase: MKTLNVDVAVIGAGSAGLPAYRAAKAEGARAVLIEGGPYGTTCARVGCMPSKLLIAAADAAHHASSTAPFGVYVDGNVRIDGRDVMRRVRSERDRFVGFVVEGVEQMPAEDRLRGDAQFVDDGLLQVGDDTRVRARSIVIATGSTPVVPAMYRTLGDRVVVNDDVFEWQDLPRKVAVIGAGVIGLELGQALSRLGVAVTLLGGARGHVGPLSDPDIAAYARGVFEQAFRFESRAHVEAATRVGDTVQLRYRRADGDVVDDTFDYLLIAAGRRPNVGRLALHNTSLALDGDGVPVYDPLTLQAGGQPVFIAGDANGVLPLLHEAADEGRMAGLNAARFPAVQPLVRRAPISVVFTDPGIAMVGARHADLAPDAYVVGEVSFEDQGRSRVMLRNRGLMHVYADRATRRFVGAEWIGPDAEHIAHLLAWALQMKLTVDAMLAMPFYHPVVEEGVRTALRSAAARLA; encoded by the coding sequence ATGAAAACCCTGAACGTCGATGTTGCCGTGATCGGTGCGGGCAGCGCGGGCCTGCCCGCATACCGGGCCGCGAAGGCCGAAGGCGCGCGCGCCGTGCTGATCGAGGGCGGCCCGTACGGGACCACCTGCGCGCGCGTCGGCTGCATGCCGTCGAAGCTGCTGATCGCAGCCGCCGACGCCGCGCATCACGCGTCGAGCACCGCGCCGTTCGGCGTGTACGTCGACGGCAACGTGCGCATCGACGGCCGCGACGTGATGCGCCGCGTGCGCAGCGAGCGCGACCGGTTCGTGGGGTTCGTCGTCGAAGGCGTCGAGCAGATGCCCGCCGAAGACCGGCTGCGCGGTGATGCGCAATTCGTCGACGACGGTCTGCTTCAGGTCGGGGACGACACGCGCGTTCGCGCGCGCAGCATCGTGATCGCGACGGGCTCGACGCCGGTCGTGCCCGCGATGTACCGGACGCTCGGCGACCGCGTCGTCGTGAACGACGACGTGTTCGAATGGCAGGATCTGCCGCGCAAGGTCGCCGTGATCGGCGCGGGCGTGATCGGGCTGGAACTCGGGCAGGCGCTGTCGCGGCTCGGCGTAGCGGTGACGCTGCTCGGCGGCGCGCGCGGCCACGTGGGGCCGTTGAGCGACCCGGACATCGCCGCGTATGCGCGCGGCGTGTTCGAACAGGCATTCCGCTTCGAGTCGCGCGCGCACGTCGAGGCGGCGACGCGCGTCGGCGACACGGTTCAACTGCGGTATCGCCGGGCCGACGGCGACGTGGTCGACGATACGTTCGACTATCTGCTGATCGCGGCGGGCCGCCGCCCGAACGTCGGCCGGCTCGCGCTGCACAACACGTCGCTCGCGCTCGATGGCGACGGCGTGCCGGTCTACGACCCGCTCACGCTGCAGGCGGGCGGGCAGCCGGTGTTCATCGCCGGCGACGCGAACGGCGTACTGCCGCTGCTGCACGAAGCGGCGGACGAAGGGCGGATGGCCGGCCTCAACGCGGCGCGGTTCCCCGCCGTGCAGCCGCTCGTGCGCCGCGCGCCGATCTCGGTGGTGTTCACCGATCCGGGCATCGCGATGGTCGGCGCGCGCCACGCGGATCTCGCGCCGGACGCGTATGTCGTCGGCGAGGTCAGCTTCGAGGACCAGGGCCGCAGCCGCGTGATGCTGAGGAATCGCGGCCTGATGCACGTGTACGCGGACCGCGCGACCCGCCGGTTCGTCGGCGCGGAATGGATCGGGCCGGATGCGGAGCACATCGCGCATCTGCTCGCGTGGGCGCTGCAAATGAAGCTGACGGTCGACGCCATGCTGGCGATGCCGTTTTATCACCCGGTCGTCGAGGAGGGCGTGCGCACGGCGCTGCGCAGCGCGGCCGCCAGGCTGGCGTGA